The following proteins are co-located in the Candidatus Aquicultor sp. genome:
- a CDS encoding SpoIIE family protein phosphatase, whose product MRRLSITRKLIIIYLVIAIPLIAITTIVYISWYQGRVERVLLERNEIASLAGTSFLLHIRELGRSMEFVSEPIITNRFPPPEAAASLSVLLPDYPIDYALITNQQGIVTASTDTRFIGQNLSKNPAFATIINSSKLTGIAPSEKINDRVGFYVAQAIKRNGQLQGITASFVDVSKLGSELPKIPSGGINIVDSSDRLVYQSQFPDLALTRPYWGKYDFVRAALSGRSASSTTWVFPVTHQVRFVAEVPIPEIGWAAGSGMDRSVALAPVNRIAFMSAFAVFIFLTVAFAVSIYVARGIVSSLATLVSKARAVGEGRFDDPVILTTGDEVEAVARSLDTARLNLKHTVEELRKARDELEIRVRERTAELSDITTRMQSLLESTDEGIYGIDTNERCTLFNRSATKMTGYESEEMLGKSVHDLIHYKHNNGSPYPLKECPIFLTTMVGQGKRIDTEVFWRKDGTAFPVEYSSNPIIEEGVIKGAVVAFTDITERKKAEELSNALDDINAAISSILDINEIMRRVVAEAAQAIGAESSIIFLRADDRWVARYSYRYPEDIVDREFTDEELTYPSIVAKTGEILVVEDTHKDASTVPEIVKRYGIKSCICVPLQVKQNVIGVLTISYFSTPVPFTRAQIDSASKLAATISLALENARLYETERHIADTLQEALLILPQEIKGISSGSLYRSASEAAKVGGDFYDLFELEHERVGIVVGDVSGKGLEASTLTSITKNTLKAYAYEEDSPSAVVAKTNDVITKESSSGSFITLFFGILELATGNLTYCNAGHPAPIIKRGKSDPLLLIANSPVIGAFLDLSYTDEHSMLEKTDILILYTDGVIEARCPDGFLGEARLVALVKEPESVSAKDLPRFVFNAVMDCTGNALSDDIAILAVSIASE is encoded by the coding sequence CTTATTATCATCTATCTTGTTATAGCTATTCCCCTGATAGCTATAACAACAATCGTCTACATCAGCTGGTATCAAGGCAGGGTTGAGCGAGTCCTACTGGAGCGCAACGAGATCGCAAGCCTTGCCGGCACAAGTTTTTTATTGCATATCCGTGAGCTCGGGCGCTCGATGGAGTTTGTGAGCGAACCGATTATTACTAACCGGTTTCCACCACCGGAAGCAGCTGCTTCACTGTCCGTATTGCTTCCCGATTATCCAATAGATTACGCATTAATCACAAATCAACAAGGGATAGTGACCGCTTCAACCGATACTCGCTTTATTGGGCAAAATCTTTCCAAGAACCCGGCATTTGCGACGATCATTAATAGTAGTAAGCTGACCGGTATCGCACCCAGTGAGAAGATTAACGACAGAGTCGGATTTTACGTTGCTCAAGCCATAAAACGTAATGGGCAGCTTCAAGGGATAACCGCTTCGTTTGTCGATGTTTCGAAACTCGGTAGCGAACTACCTAAGATCCCGTCTGGAGGCATAAATATCGTAGATTCAAGCGATCGCCTCGTATATCAAAGCCAGTTTCCCGATCTTGCGCTAACCAGACCGTATTGGGGTAAGTATGATTTTGTCCGGGCTGCGCTCTCCGGCAGAAGCGCATCTTCCACCACGTGGGTATTTCCAGTTACTCATCAAGTTAGATTTGTGGCTGAAGTCCCGATACCGGAGATAGGCTGGGCTGCGGGTTCCGGTATGGATAGAAGTGTTGCACTGGCACCGGTGAATCGAATCGCATTTATGTCGGCGTTCGCGGTTTTTATATTCTTAACAGTGGCTTTTGCGGTAAGCATCTATGTTGCGCGTGGCATCGTTAGCTCACTCGCTACTCTCGTTAGTAAAGCACGAGCAGTAGGAGAAGGACGTTTTGATGATCCGGTGATTCTGACAACCGGCGACGAGGTTGAAGCGGTGGCTCGCTCACTTGATACTGCGAGGCTCAACCTTAAGCACACGGTCGAAGAGCTGCGAAAAGCGCGCGATGAGTTAGAGATACGGGTTAGAGAGCGAACCGCCGAGCTCTCGGATATTACAACGAGAATGCAGTCACTTCTCGAATCAACGGATGAAGGCATTTATGGGATAGACACCAACGAGCGTTGCACGCTTTTTAACAGATCGGCAACAAAGATGACCGGATATGAATCTGAAGAAATGCTAGGGAAATCTGTCCACGACCTAATTCACTATAAGCACAATAATGGTTCACCTTATCCTCTGAAGGAGTGCCCGATCTTTCTAACAACCATGGTGGGGCAAGGTAAACGGATCGATACGGAGGTCTTTTGGCGAAAGGACGGGACGGCATTCCCGGTCGAGTATTCATCGAATCCAATTATTGAAGAGGGGGTAATTAAAGGGGCTGTTGTCGCCTTCACCGATATAACGGAGCGCAAGAAAGCAGAAGAGCTTAGCAATGCGCTCGATGATATCAACGCCGCTATAAGCTCTATCCTGGATATTAACGAGATCATGAGAAGGGTTGTTGCGGAGGCCGCTCAAGCAATAGGCGCCGAATCAAGCATAATATTTTTACGTGCCGATGACCGCTGGGTTGCCCGGTATAGTTACAGATACCCTGAAGATATTGTTGATAGGGAATTTACCGACGAGGAACTTACCTATCCATCGATTGTCGCCAAGACCGGAGAGATTCTTGTAGTTGAGGATACGCATAAGGATGCATCTACGGTTCCCGAGATTGTAAAACGTTACGGCATTAAATCATGTATATGCGTCCCCCTCCAGGTTAAGCAGAATGTTATCGGCGTTTTAACTATCAGCTACTTCTCGACCCCGGTTCCCTTTACCCGGGCACAGATTGATTCTGCATCTAAACTTGCCGCAACAATCTCCCTTGCTTTAGAAAACGCCCGACTTTATGAGACCGAACGACACATCGCCGATACACTGCAAGAAGCTCTGCTCATCCTCCCGCAAGAGATTAAAGGCATTAGCTCTGGGTCCCTGTACCGATCGGCTTCTGAAGCCGCTAAGGTCGGCGGTGATTTCTATGATCTCTTCGAGCTGGAGCACGAGAGGGTCGGTATAGTTGTAGGGGACGTCTCGGGCAAGGGGCTTGAAGCGTCCACTTTAACCTCAATCACAAAAAACACGCTCAAGGCATACGCGTATGAGGAGGATTCTCCCTCTGCGGTTGTGGCAAAGACCAATGATGTGATCACGAAGGAATCCTCATCCGGTTCTTTTATAACATTATTTTTCGGGATATTAGAACTGGCGACGGGGAACCTTACCTACTGCAACGCAGGACATCCTGCGCCGATTATTAAGCGAGGTAAATCCGACCCTTTATTGCTGATAGCCAATTCGCCGGTTATCGGCGCGTTTCTCGACTTAAGCTATACCGATGAGCATAGCATGCTTGAGAAAACAGATATCTTAATCCTCTATACCGATGGCGTGATTGAGGCGAGATGCCCTGATGGCTTCTTGGGCGAGGCGCGGCTCGTAGCATTAGTAAAAGAGCCGGAGTCCGTATCTGCGAAAGATCTACCCCGGTTCGTTTTTAATGCTGTTATGGACTGCACTGGTAACGCTTTGTCAGATGATATCGCCATTCTTGCCGTTTCAATCGCTTCCGAGTGA